From Leptotrichia wadei, one genomic window encodes:
- the metG gene encoding methionine--tRNA ligase has product MSKSFYITTPIYYPNAAPHVGTAYTTIICDMVARYKRLTGYDVKFLTGVDEHGQKIQEAAEKNGYTPQQWVNKMSLNFTTLWEKLNISNTDFMRTTQERHINSVREIVKRVNENGDIYKGEYWGKYCVSEETFVPENQLVDGKYMGKEVIDVKEISYFFRLSKYEDALLKYIEENPEFIKPEGKKNEVVAFIKQGLQDLSISRTTFDWGIPLELEEGHVIYVWFDALTNYLTGAGFAKDPEEFANVWTNGTVNHVVGKDILRFHAIIWPAMLMSAGIKLPDTVAAHGWWTVEGEKMSKSLGNVVNPEEEVEKYGLDAFRYYLMREATFGQDADYSKKAMIQRINADLANDLGNLLNRTIGMQKKYFNSEVVLNETEESFDAEIKEFWENTLADLDKHINNYQFSEGLKDIWKFISRMNKYIDECEPWKLSKDENQKDRLSTVMYNLVDSLYKIAVVISPFMPETGQKMIDQLGLDKDVTKLLLDDVREWKSYPVGNKLGAAVPLFPRIELEEEPEKEYNENLKIENPITIDDFNKIEIKVVQIEKVQKVENADKLLKFIVNTGKEKRQIISGIAKWYPNEQELTGKKVQAVLNLKPVELKGELSQGMLLTTTEKKKTKLIIINDEVKVGTTVK; this is encoded by the coding sequence ATGTCAAAATCATTTTATATAACAACACCAATTTATTATCCTAATGCGGCACCGCACGTGGGAACAGCTTACACAACAATAATTTGTGATATGGTAGCGAGATATAAAAGATTAACAGGATATGACGTTAAGTTTTTGACTGGAGTGGATGAGCACGGGCAAAAAATTCAAGAAGCAGCAGAAAAAAACGGATATACACCTCAACAATGGGTTAACAAAATGTCATTAAATTTTACAACTTTATGGGAAAAATTAAATATTTCAAACACTGATTTTATGAGAACCACTCAAGAAAGACATATTAACAGCGTTAGGGAAATTGTGAAAAGAGTTAATGAAAATGGCGATATTTATAAAGGTGAATACTGGGGTAAATATTGTGTTTCAGAAGAAACATTTGTTCCTGAAAATCAGTTAGTTGATGGGAAATATATGGGAAAAGAAGTTATTGACGTAAAGGAAATTTCATACTTTTTCAGATTGTCAAAATATGAAGATGCATTATTAAAATATATTGAGGAAAATCCTGAATTTATCAAGCCGGAAGGTAAAAAAAATGAAGTGGTTGCATTTATAAAACAAGGATTGCAGGATTTATCAATTTCAAGAACGACTTTTGATTGGGGAATACCTTTGGAGCTGGAAGAAGGACACGTAATTTATGTCTGGTTTGATGCCTTGACAAATTATTTGACTGGAGCGGGATTTGCTAAAGATCCTGAAGAATTTGCAAATGTCTGGACAAATGGTACGGTAAATCACGTTGTTGGAAAGGATATTTTGAGATTTCACGCTATTATTTGGCCTGCTATGCTTATGTCAGCTGGAATAAAATTGCCTGATACGGTTGCAGCGCATGGATGGTGGACTGTTGAAGGTGAAAAGATGTCTAAGTCGCTTGGAAATGTCGTTAATCCTGAAGAAGAAGTGGAAAAATATGGACTTGACGCCTTTAGATATTATTTGATGAGGGAGGCGACTTTTGGACAGGATGCAGATTATTCTAAAAAGGCGATGATTCAGAGAATAAATGCAGACCTTGCAAATGATTTGGGAAATTTGCTTAATAGAACAATTGGAATGCAAAAGAAATATTTTAATTCGGAAGTTGTATTAAATGAAACTGAAGAAAGTTTTGATGCTGAAATTAAGGAATTTTGGGAAAATACATTGGCGGACTTGGATAAGCATATAAATAATTATCAATTTTCTGAAGGATTAAAGGATATTTGGAAATTTATTTCAAGAATGAACAAATATATTGATGAATGTGAACCTTGGAAACTTTCAAAAGATGAAAATCAAAAGGACAGATTGTCGACAGTTATGTATAATTTAGTGGATTCACTTTATAAGATTGCTGTAGTAATTTCGCCATTTATGCCTGAAACTGGACAAAAAATGATAGATCAGCTAGGACTGGACAAGGATGTTACTAAATTGCTTCTGGATGATGTGAGAGAATGGAAAAGCTATCCTGTTGGGAATAAATTAGGCGCAGCAGTTCCGTTATTTCCTAGAATTGAACTGGAAGAGGAGCCTGAAAAAGAATACAATGAGAATTTAAAAATTGAAAATCCAATTACGATAGATGACTTTAATAAAATTGAAATAAAAGTTGTTCAGATTGAAAAAGTGCAAAAAGTTGAAAATGCTGATAAATTGTTAAAATTCATTGTAAATACAGGAAAAGAAAAAAGGCAGATTATTTCAGGAATTGCAAAATGGTATCCAAATGAGCAGGAATTAACTGGTAAAAAAGTGCAGGCTGTGCTAAATTTAAAACCAGTTGAATTAAAAGGGGAACTTTCACAAGGAATGCTTTTAACAACGACAGAAAAGAAAAAAACTAAACTAATAATTATAAATGATGAAGTAAAGGTTGGAACAACTGTAAAATAA